A single Cyprinus carpio isolate SPL01 chromosome A6, ASM1834038v1, whole genome shotgun sequence DNA region contains:
- the LOC109079920 gene encoding uncharacterized protein LOC109079920 — MATRAAYFSPSEAQILMEAYEEVKDIIKKKGNTATVIKQREKAWKSIADRLNALNMNGPKRTWQQVKIKYKNILQNAVKKNTHRQGTIGGSPKADLTPAEDMALELNKGRPVLEGIPGGKETSIGSSLDATRFIQVSGSTVFLLEPPAQAPDDADPGESPSAAATAHDGDDDEEETISVDSRRHEDPDAIQWENQPGNISSQAIRKLYGNHLRCQIELADIDIQYKKKKRENLALESEIKKRTIRKLDLEIKKKLERELQEDDTAQNKN, encoded by the exons ATGGCAACTAGAGCCGCGTACTTTTCCCCGTCGGAAGCACAAATCCTCATGGAGGCATACGAGGAGGTAAAAGATATAATTAAGAAGAAAGGCAACACCGCCACAGTGATAAAGCAAAGAGAAAAAGCGTGGAAAAGTATTGCAGACCGCCTGAATGC ATTAAACATGAACGGGCCAAAACGGACATGGCAGcaggtcaaaatcaaatacaAGAACATTCTGCAGAATG CAGTGAAAAAGAATACCCACAGACAAGGCACGATTGGTGGGTCACCAAAGGCTGACCTTACCCCAGCAGAGGACATGGCCTTGGAGCTAAATAAAGGCAGGCCCGTCTTAGAGGGGATCCCTGGGGGTAAAGAGACGAGCATAGGTTCCTCCCTAGATGCCACCCGCTTCATTCAAG TGTCTGGCAGCACTGTGTTCCTGTTAGAGCCACCAGCACAAGCACCAGACGATGCTGATCCA GGTGAAAGCCCCAGTGCAGCAGCAACAGCACATGATGGAGACGATGATGAGGAGGAGACCATCTCTGTGGATTCCAGAAGGCATGAG GACCCAGATGCTATACAGTGGGAAAACCAGCCTGGCAACATA AGCTCACAAGCTATCAGAAAGTTGTATGGCAACCACCTCCGGTGCCAAATAGAACTGGCAGACATAGACATTCAgtacaagaagaaaaagagagaaaatcttgCACTGGAGTCCGAAATAAAAAAGAGGACAATTAGGAAACTGgaccttgaaataaaaaaaaaacttgagaggGAG CTCCAAGAAGATGACacagctcaaaataaaaattag